The nucleotide sequence GCTGCCCCTCTTCATTATATTCTAGGAGTTGGATAGCCGAGAAATTTTTGTCTTCATCAGAACTCAAGGCCCACTTGCGCGTTAGCTTTTTATCAAAAGCGGTGAAAACATGAAACTCACTGCTTTTATTCATTGATTCAGCTTTTGTGATCAGTTCAAAAGTTTTAAGCCGAGAATAGGGTTCGATATACTCACTAGAGATAAATAGGCCTATGCCTACAAGGATAGAAAATACATAAATGGGAGCGCTTAGTTTAGTTATGGACAAGCCAGCACTGCGCATAGCGGTTATTTCATGGTTTCGGTTAAGGCTTGAAAAACAATATATGGTAGCCAAAAGTAAAGACATGGGAGCGATATACGCAAATTTGTCAGGGATATACAAAAAATAGTAAGTGATGACCTTCCATGTATCATCAAGTTTTAGCATATCCGAAAGATCGTTCTGGACATTAGCAATAAAGAAAACAAAAATGAAACCGCTAGTACAGCAGACAAAAGGGAGGAGCATACTGCGCATTATATAGCGCGAAAGAATGGAGAAAAACATGTATTTTAGCCAAATCTCACATTAACTATTTTTGTGCCAGATAGTATTTCATGTAAACTTTTACTGGCAATGTAAACGAAGAAAGGTTCCAAGGGTAGGAGTAGGAAGAAAAATACTGAATATAGAAAAGACCTTTGTAAATTCACAGGCATGTCTTCTGTATTAACCGCCATGACACCATAAAATCTTTGGCCAGGAGTTTGGGCAAAAAAACCAATATTTATAGTGTAGTACATGACAAAAATTAAATAAGCTCCTGCAAATAGTAATGCAGCGCTCGATCCATAGCTAGCACTTGCTTGGGGAGTGCCTTCACTTAGGTTTTGCATAATTAAGCTGTTATTTAAAAAAGCAGCTAAAAGATACACTAAGCCGTAGATAATTGATA is from Lentisphaera profundi and encodes:
- a CDS encoding RDD family protein → MKFFIVKDKNTELGPYPEEVLIDMATSGDIDASTLIRNSLMKRTQEAKKIPFLTDHVKEVEKKEDTEGAKVHMKPLGRTSNSVRLAIKKHRLTAFVIDLSIIYGLVYLLAAFLNNSLIMQNLSEGTPQASASYGSSAALLFAGAYLIFVMYYTINIGFFAQTPGQRFYGVMAVNTEDMPVNLQRSFLYSVFFFLLLPLEPFFVYIASKSLHEILSGTKIVNVRFG
- a CDS encoding LptF/LptG family permease gives rise to the protein MFFSILSRYIMRSMLLPFVCCTSGFIFVFFIANVQNDLSDMLKLDDTWKVITYYFLYIPDKFAYIAPMSLLLATIYCFSSLNRNHEITAMRSAGLSITKLSAPIYVFSILVGIGLFISSEYIEPYSRLKTFELITKAESMNKSSEFHVFTAFDKKLTRKWALSSDEDKNFSAIQLLEYNEEGQLIREIEALSGSFNKELGWHFENVSIAEFADDHRIKKIQKLATYPRPEIKDDPILLSNIDELKGTPSLSQINNELSSGRPVDEKRKAFLETRKFSLFFSPFSCFIGVLLGIPIATSNQRSAGMSSASRAIGIMLIYYIINGLFINLGRNDILPPFIAAGLGTIIFVSWGFIASFKE